The following proteins come from a genomic window of Montipora foliosa isolate CH-2021 chromosome 2, ASM3666993v2, whole genome shotgun sequence:
- the LOC137991322 gene encoding uncharacterized protein: MSVLPLGYHTHVRADQTKQCDLPDCENSNPNEDWILLTGCFHSFHKTCLNDVISCPLCKDFLKDKIEELGKIAKQAILNPSSSSDVADDREEGSDAGLDSLSETTAIREMGQDEFNNVIRQLNNEIASLDPTSQPLITCNYSHNRTTSESSSKAPPHCRKCHHPTRGHSRSNNSQVKCPHCPQNLCTENSDSGFSRCTCSWHRNQNQAQSVTQAASTQQINVIRNQHMDVTEWLLPSYICQSTIGGRLDGSNACTVIAMLTASHFLENTISIPQQLQDLKVLIPIYSHLIFKGNHIYSSFNVPAQQPNLDVKDVLH, translated from the coding sequence CAAACAAAACAGTGTGACTTACCAGACTGTGAAAATTCAAACCCAAATGAAGACTGGATTCTTCTGACAGGTTGCTTCCATTCTTTTCACAAGACTTGTCTAAATGATGTTATTTCATGCCCACTATGCAAGGACTTCCTGAAAGATAAAATTGAAGAACTTGGGAAAATTGCAAAGCAGGCAATTTTAAATCCCTCTTCAAGTTCAGATGTAGCAGATGACAGGGAGGAAGGATCAGATGCAGGGCTAGATTCACTCTCAGAAACTACAGCTATCAGAGAAATGGGTCAAGATGAATTCAACAATGttatacgtcaactcaacaatgAAATAGCAAGTCTGGATCCAACATCACAACCATTAATCACTTGCAACTATAGCCACAACAGAACCACAAGTGAATCTAGTTCTAAGGCTCCTCCACATTGCAGAAAATGTCATCATCCTACTCGGGGACACAGCAGATCTAACAATTCACAGGTTAAATGTCCTCACTGTCCACAAAACCTCTGCACTGAGAACTCAGACAGTGGTTTTTCTAGATGTACTTGTTCATGGCACAGAAATCAAAACCAAGCACAGAGTGTAACTCAAGCAGCCTCAACACAACAAATAAATGTCATCAGAAACCAACACATGGATGTTACTGAGTGGCTTTTGCCTTCCTATATTTGTCAATCAACTATAGGTGGCAGACTCGACGGAAGTAATGCTTGTACTGTTATTGCTATGCTTACTGCATCGCACTTTTTAGAAAACACCATCTCTATACCTCAACAACTTCAAGACCTTAAGGTGTTAATTCCCATCTACAGCCACctcattttcaaaggaaatcacATTTACAGCTCCTTTAATGTTCCTGCCCAACAGCCAAACCTGGATGTGAAAGACGTACTTCATTAG